A region from the Lycium barbarum isolate Lr01 chromosome 8, ASM1917538v2, whole genome shotgun sequence genome encodes:
- the LOC132606101 gene encoding uncharacterized protein LOC132606101 — MGDTTSEAEDLSEMAKKAYTPMRNRGIEPEFEIPNFSLRISQHETAIAGSYAENRSKKINDPRRSADYVDSKSKQQEKVKKVSKFLVTKHPTVAPSMCRYTNVKCNQLDVQAQIFRCFMVKELRGSTYRCFTFEINGKVLRFGLREFTLITGLDCVSDENDFVYDNSQLNRLMVEYFGRNNENQLPVKRHELIECFNKTVWDDKGGDAVKMEILYFINTWVHCGESNSTNIPRIHFDVVEDGRYNEYPWGKESFRELIVSIRQKYAGFKRYYMIHGLPLAMQVWLYECCSKVTSTIAVKTGNLVPRILKWRTMEEKPEFKRLMDDMFRDDKNLYVPNVDVFCCSQSCILEEVVPTPHELETLHLPPVAHDIPDVKHGVDGVHDTDLVDDDFSTTPPHMSSDKQQQRSANFDSPRCKKRTQFPISVSPSKKQPSQKESRIKGTRKPDAPTGPGTNEFKLIREEIQIFKKEVFNCMDNNFKKLLDAIKGNQPPDKLADSKAPSHQHDVGIQHSHEKSQRHHSDKATPTVNDVVEDNMVGDTMLQADLHIDGGISRGNQSEGAVKVSTEENQGGGATSVQRSHPVVEAVGLPINDPVSIVDVDKETGVKSDAQTDGVPITPIHLKFDESQQSGDMENANAEFTASKEMIADLLVNCPLAYVISLGPSPVPRYDQADLSSLRTPHIPNDNPVTISQWMIRDSQVPIQLGVQPTTGQSSTNETEQQVGVQPIVDHSSSDETGQQVPVQPNTGQSSSDETAQLSNPEAQIIVHVGAARERKPSKYNLSPYCPNFSSASSSAKNISPCIYQKKHPFVEHPINAPLDTSFLQEYQKWLEKDLLKSHNKKKPKENHYRKNMEGPDPADAELRLHLGVTVVSDKNWFYLLSMDGQIWTDENYIAEIYTSWENPDSSRSVASKEDELCEYINGHRLLANVPWYTVENVLIPINVKEENHWILVVISFADRCIYVYNSYRAAGHDAVVRAGMKMDCGMYVAVFAKYLSSSEVIPTEFDAKLLRMRYSALLCDYAWDKSNKNASSANEQPPRPIRPTVDYDAVDKEDLD; from the exons ATGGGAGATACAACCAGTGAAGCTGAAG ATTTAAGTGAAATGGCTAAGAAAGCTTATACGCCGATGAGGAATAGAGGTATAGAACCCGAATTTGAGATTCCTAATTTTTCTTTGAGAATTTCTCAACACGAAACTGCCATTGCAGGCTCTTATGCTGAGAATCGTTCAAAAAAAATTAACGATCCTAGGCGTTCTGCTGATTATGTTGATTCAAAGAGTAAACAacaagaaaaagtgaaaaag GTATCTAAATTTTTGGTTACCAAGCACCCTACTGTGGCACCATCTATGTGTAGATACACGAATGTTAAATGTAAT CAATTGGATGTACAAGCACAGATTTTTCGGTGCTTTATGGTCAAAGAACTTAGAGGCAGCACATATAGGTGTtttacatttgaaataaatggtaAAGTTCTGCGTTTCGGCCTTAGAGAATTTACACTGATCACTGGGTTAGATTGTGTCTCTGATGAAAATGATTTTGTTTATGACAACTCACAACTGAATAGGCTTATGGTTGAATATTTTGGTAGAAATAATGAGAACCAACTGCCAGTTAAAAGACACGAGCTTATTGAGTGCTTCAACAAGACAGTTTGGGATGATAAAGGGGGGGATGCAGTCAAGATGGAaatattgtatttcataaataCGTGGGTACATTGTGGTGAGTCAAACTCAACAAACATACCAAGGATCCATTTTGACGTTGTAGAGGACGGGAGATATAATGAGTATCCTTGGGGTAAAGAGTCGTTTAGAGAGTTGATTGTAAGCATCAGGCAGAAATATGCTGGTTTTAAGAGATATTATATGATTCATGGGTTGCCACTTGCTATGCAAGTCTGGTTGTATGAATGTTGCTCAAAAGTCACGTCCACCATTGCAGTTAAGACGGGGAATTTAGTTCCTAGAATTTTGAAATGGCGGACTATGGAAGAAAAACCAGAATTCAAGAGATTGATGGATGACATGTTCAGAGACGACAAAAACCTG TATGTTCCCAATGTAGATGTATTTTGTTGTTCACAGTCTTGTATATTAGAGGAAGTTGTGCCAACACCCCATGAGTTGGAGACTCTTCATTTGCCTCCTGTTGCACATGATATACCAGACGTCAAACATGGAGTTGATGGTGTACATGATACTGATTTGGTAGACGATGATTTTAGTACCACACCACCGCATATGTCCAGTGACaaacaacaacaaaggagtgccAATTTTGATTCCCCGCGATGCAAGAAACGGACACAGTTTCCCATTTCTGTTTCTCCTTCTAAGAAACAACCATCACAGAAGGAATCTCGGATAAAAGGGACAAGGAAACCAGATGCACCTACAGGACCCGGAACAAATGAGTTTAAACTGATAAGGGAAGAGATTCAGATTTTCAAGAAAGAA GTGTTTAACTGCATGGATAACAACTTCAAAAAGTTGTTAGATGCAATAAAGGGCAATCAACCACCAGATAAG CTCGCTGATAGTAAAGCCCCGTCACATCAACATGATGTTGGCATACAACACTCACATGAGAAAAGCCAACGTCATCATTCTGATAAAGCGACACCAACTGTCAACGACGTAGTCGAAGACAACATG GTCGGAGACACAATGTTGCAAGCTGACTTACATATTGATGGTGGGATTTCTCGAGGCAATCAAAGTGAAGGTGCAGTAAAGGTTTCAACCGAAGAGAATCAAGGTGGCGGTGCAACTTCCGTGCAGAGGAGTCATCCAGTG gttgaggCAGTTGGGTTGCCAATTAATGATCCAGTTTCTATTGTTGACGTGGATAAAGAAACGGGAGTTAAAAGTGATGCACAAACAGATGGAGTGCCCATAACACCAATCCATTTAAAATTTGAT GAATCTCAGCAATCTGGTGATATGGAGAATGCTAATGCTGAATTTACCGCATCAAAGGAAATGATAGCGGACTTACTAGTCAATTGTCCTTTAGCATATGTTATTTCTCTCGGTCCTTCTCCAGTACCACGATATGATCAAGCCGATTTGTCAAGTTTAAGGACCCCTCATATTCCGAACGATAACCCGGTAACGATCTCTCAATGGATGATTCGTGATTCTCAGGTACCAATCCAACTTGGAGTACAACCAACAACTGGGCAAAGTTCAACTAATGAAACTGAACAGCAAGTTGGAGTACAACCGATTGTTGACCACAGTTCAAGTGATGAAACCGGACAACAAGTTCCTGTACAACCAAATACGGGTCAAAGCTCAAGTGATGAGACTGCACAACTTTCAAACCCTGAAGCACAAATCATTGTCCACGTAGGGGCTGCCCGAGAAAGGAAACCAAGCAAATACAACTTGTCCCCTTACTGTCCCAATTTCAGCTCAGCGAGTTCTTCTGCCAAAAATATCAGTCCTTGCATTTATCAGAAAAAACACCCATTTGTTGAGCACCCTATCAATGCCCCGTTAGATACTTcgtttcttcaagaatatcaaaagTGGCTTGAGAAAGATCTGTTGAAATCGCACAACAAAAA GAAACCCAAGGAAAATCATTATAGAAAGAACATGGAAGGACCGGATCCTGCTGATGCCGAACTTCGATTACATTTAGGCGTTACAGTCGTATCCGACAAAAACTGGTTCTACTTGTTATCTATGGATGGGCAAATTTGGACTGATGAG AATTACA TTGCTGAAATTTACACATCTTGGGAAAACCCCGATTCATCCAGAAGTGTCGCCAGTAAGGAAGATGAACTGTGTGAGTACATTAACGGGCACAGGCTATTGGCTAATGTACCATGGTATACTGTTGAAAACGTACTAATTCCTATCAATGTGaaagaggaaaatcactggatTTTGGTTGTGATATCATTCGCCGACAG GTGCATCTACGTATACAACTCATACCGAGCTGCAGGGCATGATGCCGTCGTTAGAGCCGGAATGAAAAT GGATTGTGGTATGTATGTGGCAGTCTTTGCTAAATACTTGAGCTCAAGTGAAGTCATCCCAACTGAATTCGATGCAAAGTTACTCCGTATGAGATACAGTGCCCTTTTATGCGACTATGCATGGGATAAGTCAAACAAGAATGCATCAAGTGCTAACGAGCAGCCTCCAAGACCAATTAGACCGACAGTTGATTACGATGCAGTTGATAAAGAGGATCTTGATTAG